The Gemmatimonadaceae bacterium genomic interval GCGAGATTGGACGAAGGTACGCCTACAACTCGGCGAGCCGGCCTCGACCGATCAACCTTCCACGCAACGCCCATTCCTGACGCTACCGCCTGTCGCCGACGCTTACAGTCTCGCCCCGCTCCCAAATCCCGTTTAATGCGCACCGCGCCGTCACGTTCTCCTTTTTAATGCGCACCGCGCCGTCACGTTCTCCTTGACAGCCAAGGAGAGCCACCCTACTCTCTCCTGGCCTACCTAGGAGAACATCCAGTGTCGCCCGTGGAGCTCCTCCCCGGCACCCTCGACTTGCTGATTCTCAAAGCCCTCTCCCTCGGCCCGCAGCACGGCTACGGGGTCCTCCTCCGCATTGGTCAGATCTCGGCCGGGCATCTTCCGGTGCAACAGGGCACGCTCTACCCCGCCCTCTACCGTCTCGAGGATCGCGGCCTGCTCGCCACCGAGTGGG includes:
- a CDS encoding PadR family transcriptional regulator; amino-acid sequence: MSPVELLPGTLDLLILKALSLGPQHGYGVLLRIGQISAGHLPVQQGTLYPALYRLEDRGLLATEWGTSENNRRAKFYSLTTAGRKQLRDERSSWEQIVAGMTAALKATPESL